A single window of Terriglobia bacterium DNA harbors:
- a CDS encoding response regulator, translating to MTPFPKARKTVLVVDDDLSVLACYRRLLARAGYRTLSEDNPWNVLEQRARLPEVDLLLLDYKMPGMDGLTLLAELRRRECRARCILVSAYLNDGVRQQARLLGVDRVLEKPVDVGLLRAALDDLLPISGNRPAGVGGAA from the coding sequence ATGACTCCATTTCCCAAAGCGCGCAAGACCGTCCTGGTCGTGGACGACGACCTCTCGGTCCTGGCGTGCTACCGCCGGCTCCTGGCCCGCGCGGGCTATCGGACCCTCTCCGAGGACAATCCGTGGAACGTCCTCGAACAACGGGCGCGGCTCCCGGAGGTGGACCTGCTGCTCCTCGACTACAAGATGCCGGGGATGGATGGGCTCACGCTCTTGGCGGAGCTCCGGCGGAGAGAATGCCGGGCCCGTTGTATCCTGGTTTCCGCTTACCTCAACGACGGTGTCCGACAGCAGGCCCGTCTGCTGGGGGTGGACCGGGTGCTCGAGAAACCCGTGGACGTCGGTCTGTTGAGGGCGGCCCTCGACGACCTGCTCCCGATCTCAGGCAACCGTCCTGCCGGGGTCGGTGGCGCGGCCTGA
- a CDS encoding sigma-54 dependent transcriptional regulator, with amino-acid sequence MSEPAHIVIIEDDEGNRTAYTRYLSRLGHKVVGFPEAPPAFDYLREHRDVVLVITDLMLPGIDGFGVLRTARQVNPDVAVLMITGHASVESAVEAMKLGADDYLTKPVDLFELKKRTTAIVEKRLLSRRVVELESRLGEKFGRLVGRSKAMEALFRQMDLVAPTRSNVLIVGESGTGKELVANALHENSPRREARFLPINCAAIPAEILESELFGHEKGSFTGAVGRKVGKFELADRGTLFLDEIGELPLEMQVKLLRVLEEREFMRVGGTETIKVDIRLIAATNSDLEAAVEQGRFRSDLYYRLKVVTLRIPPIRERREDVSLLANHFLRQFARENRREGMHFAPEAMKALFAAPWEGNVRELRNLVESLVVLAPSDEIGLADLPDEYRRHADEPIPTTVLSLPAGGVPPEPETAAAGAERLTMEEIERRAILSALERTGGNRTQAAEVLGIGLRTLQRKLKEYRLAGKGEETPQP; translated from the coding sequence ATGAGCGAGCCCGCGCACATCGTGATCATCGAGGACGACGAGGGGAACCGGACGGCGTACACGCGCTACCTCTCGCGCCTGGGCCATAAGGTGGTCGGGTTCCCAGAGGCGCCGCCGGCGTTCGACTACCTCCGCGAGCATCGCGACGTGGTCCTGGTGATCACCGACCTCATGCTCCCGGGGATCGACGGGTTCGGCGTGCTGCGGACGGCGCGACAGGTCAACCCGGACGTCGCCGTGCTGATGATCACCGGCCATGCGTCGGTGGAGTCGGCCGTGGAGGCGATGAAGCTCGGCGCCGATGACTACCTGACCAAGCCGGTGGATCTCTTCGAGCTCAAGAAGCGAACGACGGCCATCGTCGAGAAACGTCTGCTCTCGAGGCGCGTCGTCGAGCTCGAGAGCAGGCTCGGTGAGAAGTTCGGCCGCCTCGTCGGCCGCTCCAAGGCGATGGAGGCCCTCTTCCGTCAAATGGACCTCGTCGCGCCTACGCGCTCCAACGTCCTGATCGTCGGCGAATCGGGGACCGGCAAGGAGCTGGTCGCGAACGCGCTTCACGAGAACTCGCCCCGCCGCGAAGCGAGATTTCTGCCGATCAACTGTGCGGCGATCCCCGCCGAGATTCTCGAGTCCGAGCTGTTCGGGCACGAGAAAGGGTCGTTCACGGGGGCCGTGGGGCGCAAGGTCGGGAAGTTCGAATTGGCGGACAGGGGGACGCTGTTCCTCGACGAGATCGGGGAACTTCCGCTCGAGATGCAGGTGAAACTGCTCCGCGTGCTGGAGGAGCGGGAGTTCATGCGGGTCGGCGGAACCGAGACGATCAAGGTCGACATAAGATTGATCGCGGCCACGAACTCCGACCTCGAGGCCGCGGTGGAGCAAGGCCGGTTCCGGAGCGACCTCTACTACCGGCTGAAGGTGGTCACCCTGAGGATCCCGCCGATCCGGGAGCGGCGAGAGGACGTTTCGCTCCTCGCGAACCACTTCCTACGGCAGTTCGCCCGTGAGAACCGCCGCGAAGGGATGCACTTCGCGCCGGAGGCGATGAAGGCTCTCTTCGCGGCCCCGTGGGAAGGGAACGTGCGCGAGTTGCGCAACCTGGTGGAGAGTCTCGTGGTGCTCGCCCCGTCGGACGAAATCGGGCTCGCCGATCTGCCCGACGAGTATCGTCGCCACGCGGACGAGCCGATCCCGACGACCGTCCTGAGCCTCCCGGCCGGCGGAGTTCCGCCGGAGCCTGAGACCGCGGCCGCGGGCGCCGAGAGACTGACCATGGAGGAGATCGAGCGCCGTGCGATCCTGAGCGCCCTCGAGCGAACCGGTGGCAATCGAACCCAGGCGGCCGAAGTGCTCGGAATCGGTCTCAGAACGCTCCAGCGGAAGCTCAAGGAGTACCGTCTGGCTGGGAAGGGCGAGGAGACTCCGCAACCCTGA
- the ligA gene encoding NAD-dependent DNA ligase LigA gives MSATRGAGHRKTPGARAEELRGLIAHHRKRYYVDDAPEISDAEYDALERELGAIEAGHPDLVTPDSPTRRVGGEPAEAFATYRHRTPLLSLDNAYSEADVRAWEERLARALDGQLPSSYAVEPKIDGLSIAVAWRDGVLERGVTRGDGVVGEDVTSNVKTIRSIPLRLTRKLPYLEARGEVYMPRAAFESLNRQRTEGGEPAFANPRNAASGSVRLLDPRITASRRLDCCFYVLAEIDGEGPPPPSHLARLALLRDLGLRTNPLNEVCGDLDEVLRCIARLEERRHALDYEIDGAVVKADDLSLQARAGSTSKFPRWAIAYKYPPEQATTRVRGIVVQVGRTGALTPVAELEPVQLAGTTVSRATLHNEDEVARKDVRVGDTVFIEKAGEIIPQVVSVVRSKRPPFARPFVMPKRCPVCGSAVVREEGEVASRCTGATCPAQRREAILHFASRAGMDIQGLGDALVDQILARGLVRDAADLYGLEPATLAALDRMGEKSAANVVGQIAASKSRPLHRVVFALGIRQVGERAAKDLSVAFGSMEALAAATEEQLESVEEIGPKTAGSVRLFFEQPANRELVHRLAEAGVNMRVTPEERRVPEAASPFAGKTVVLTGTLPERTREEAKAIVERLGARVAGSVSRKTDLVVAGEDAGSKLSRARELGVRVVGPAEFERMIRG, from the coding sequence GTGAGCGCCACGCGAGGAGCCGGGCACCGGAAGACGCCCGGGGCGAGGGCCGAGGAGCTGCGCGGCCTGATCGCGCATCACCGGAAGCGCTACTACGTGGACGACGCGCCGGAGATCTCCGACGCCGAGTACGATGCCCTCGAGAGGGAGCTCGGCGCCATCGAGGCGGGGCATCCGGACCTCGTGACGCCCGACTCCCCGACGCGGCGAGTGGGCGGGGAGCCGGCCGAGGCGTTCGCGACGTACCGTCATCGGACGCCGCTCCTCTCCCTCGACAACGCCTACTCCGAGGCGGACGTGCGGGCGTGGGAGGAGCGGCTCGCGCGTGCTCTCGACGGTCAGCTCCCGTCGAGCTACGCCGTCGAGCCCAAGATCGACGGGCTGTCGATCGCGGTCGCCTGGCGCGACGGCGTGCTCGAACGCGGCGTGACTCGCGGCGACGGAGTGGTGGGAGAGGACGTCACTTCGAACGTCAAGACAATCCGCTCGATCCCCCTCCGACTGACGCGAAAGCTGCCCTACCTCGAGGCGCGCGGTGAGGTGTACATGCCGCGGGCCGCGTTCGAGTCGCTCAACCGGCAGCGCACCGAGGGCGGCGAGCCGGCGTTCGCGAACCCCCGCAACGCCGCCTCCGGCTCGGTGCGCCTCCTCGACCCGCGGATCACCGCGTCGCGGCGCCTCGACTGCTGCTTCTACGTCCTGGCCGAGATCGACGGGGAAGGGCCGCCTCCTCCGTCGCACCTCGCACGGCTCGCGCTGCTCCGGGATCTCGGGCTGCGCACCAACCCGCTCAACGAGGTCTGCGGCGATCTCGACGAAGTGCTCCGGTGCATCGCGCGGCTCGAGGAGCGTCGCCACGCCCTCGACTACGAAATCGACGGCGCCGTGGTGAAGGCCGACGATCTCTCGCTCCAGGCGCGCGCCGGCTCCACGTCGAAGTTCCCGCGCTGGGCGATCGCTTACAAATACCCACCGGAGCAGGCGACGACGCGTGTTCGCGGCATCGTCGTCCAGGTCGGGCGCACCGGCGCTCTGACGCCGGTGGCGGAGCTCGAGCCCGTGCAGCTCGCGGGAACCACCGTCTCCCGCGCGACGCTTCACAACGAGGACGAGGTTGCGCGGAAGGACGTCCGCGTGGGCGACACGGTCTTCATCGAGAAGGCGGGCGAGATCATCCCGCAGGTCGTATCCGTGGTGCGGTCCAAGCGGCCGCCCTTCGCCCGGCCGTTCGTGATGCCGAAGCGCTGCCCGGTGTGCGGCTCCGCGGTGGTCCGCGAGGAGGGCGAGGTCGCGAGCCGCTGCACCGGCGCGACCTGCCCGGCGCAGCGGCGCGAGGCGATCCTCCACTTCGCCTCCCGCGCGGGGATGGACATCCAGGGCCTGGGGGACGCGCTGGTGGACCAGATCCTCGCGAGGGGCCTCGTGCGCGACGCGGCGGATCTTTACGGGCTCGAGCCAGCGACCCTCGCGGCGCTGGATCGGATGGGAGAGAAATCTGCGGCGAACGTCGTCGGGCAAATCGCGGCCTCGAAGTCGCGGCCGCTGCACCGCGTGGTGTTCGCGCTGGGGATCCGGCAGGTGGGGGAGCGGGCGGCAAAGGACCTGTCCGTCGCGTTCGGGTCGATGGAGGCGCTGGCCGCCGCGACCGAAGAGCAGCTCGAGTCGGTGGAGGAGATCGGGCCCAAGACCGCGGGATCGGTCCGCCTGTTCTTCGAGCAGCCGGCGAACCGGGAACTGGTCCACCGCCTCGCGGAAGCCGGCGTGAACATGCGGGTGACCCCCGAAGAGCGGAGGGTGCCCGAGGCCGCGTCGCCGTTCGCGGGGAAGACCGTCGTGCTCACCGGGACGCTCCCCGAGAGGACGCGCGAGGAGGCGAAGGCGATCGTCGAGCGCCTCGGCGCGAGGGTCGCGGGAAGCGTGAGCCGCAAGACCGATCTCGTCGTCGCGGGAGAGGACGCCGGCTCGAAGCTCTCCCGGGCGCGCGAGCTGGGCGTGCGGGTGGTCGGCCCCGCCGAATTCGAGCGGATGATCCGGGGTTGA
- a CDS encoding thiolase family protein, with protein sequence MVSDHDAVIVAGVRTPFVEAGTLFGSVGAAELARVAVREAVERAEVDPETINEVVVGSAAGPADGGVLGRTASLLAKLPSHVPAFTVGRDGASGLEAIVEAAYRIRSGDADLVVAAAVESMSTLPWQWTDEAREIWARAARARGPVSRLAAFSALRPRHFRPVSPPVLVRRDPLTGLRMGEIAERLAREFDVPREDQDALAHRSHRLAAAAWSEGRMAGEVASVPIPPDYEDAATRDDGIREDTSTEALSALRPALDGRFGTVTSGNAARVADGAVALVLASAGRARALGLRSLARVRSWGFAGCGRSRIGLGPVFAVPEALRRAGGLALERMDLVEFDEEFAAQVLACYRALESRLFCERYLGTGRVGAPDPGRVNVNGGAIAIGHPLGASGARLVLTLVREMVRRNASLGLATQSVGGGQGGAMVLERA encoded by the coding sequence TTGGTCAGCGACCACGATGCGGTGATCGTCGCCGGGGTTCGGACCCCGTTCGTGGAGGCCGGGACCCTTTTCGGGAGCGTCGGCGCCGCGGAGCTGGCGCGGGTAGCGGTGCGCGAAGCGGTCGAGCGTGCGGAGGTCGACCCGGAGACGATCAACGAGGTCGTCGTGGGAAGCGCCGCGGGCCCCGCGGACGGGGGCGTCCTCGGCCGGACCGCGTCCCTCCTCGCGAAGCTCCCTTCCCACGTCCCGGCGTTCACCGTCGGCCGAGACGGCGCGTCGGGCCTCGAGGCGATCGTCGAGGCGGCATACAGGATCCGATCGGGCGATGCCGATCTCGTCGTGGCCGCGGCCGTCGAGTCGATGTCCACCCTGCCGTGGCAGTGGACCGACGAGGCCCGGGAAATCTGGGCCCGGGCGGCCCGCGCGCGCGGTCCGGTTTCTCGCCTCGCCGCGTTCTCCGCGCTCAGGCCGCGGCACTTCCGTCCCGTTTCTCCGCCCGTCCTCGTGCGGAGGGATCCGCTGACCGGCCTTCGCATGGGAGAGATCGCGGAGCGTCTCGCGCGCGAGTTCGACGTTCCGCGGGAGGACCAGGACGCGCTGGCTCACAGGAGCCATCGTCTCGCGGCCGCGGCCTGGTCGGAGGGAAGGATGGCCGGTGAGGTGGCGAGCGTCCCGATCCCGCCCGACTACGAGGACGCGGCCACGAGGGACGACGGCATCCGAGAGGACACGTCGACGGAGGCGCTCTCCGCGCTCCGGCCGGCGCTGGACGGCCGGTTCGGCACGGTGACGTCCGGGAACGCCGCGCGGGTCGCGGACGGGGCCGTGGCGCTGGTGCTGGCGTCCGCGGGGCGGGCGAGGGCGCTCGGTCTTCGATCCCTCGCGAGGGTGCGGTCGTGGGGGTTCGCCGGCTGCGGCCGGTCGAGGATCGGGCTCGGCCCGGTGTTCGCCGTGCCCGAGGCGCTCCGGCGCGCCGGGGGGCTGGCCCTGGAGCGGATGGATCTCGTGGAGTTCGACGAGGAGTTCGCGGCCCAGGTGCTCGCCTGCTATCGGGCGCTCGAATCGAGGCTGTTCTGCGAGCGCTACCTCGGAACCGGCCGGGTGGGCGCGCCGGACCCAGGACGGGTCAACGTCAACGGCGGAGCGATCGCGATCGGGCATCCCCTCGGGGCGAGCGGCGCCCGGCTGGTCCTGACCCTCGTCAGGGAAATGGTGCGCCGGAACGCGTCCCTCGGCCTCGCCACGCAGAGCGTGGGGGGAGGGCAGGGGGGGGCGATGGTGCTGGAGCGGGCGTAA
- a CDS encoding Do family serine endopeptidase, whose product MNRKWTFPLLLAVVGVSIIFGMVLGGRLNAPQIALAARDVPTAGLGSAAEPPMGAAGSTDFADIVERSIPAVVGITSTSVKKGGGDTEDDPHEMFRDDPFFRFFFGPDQQRRQQQQRPREERREQSGGSGFFVSPDGYILTNNHVVADATKVEVALNDGTRLNAEIVGTDPNIDLALLKVDSKGRSLPTLALGDSDKLRPGQWVIAIGNPFELSETVTAGVISAKDRQVPIGDTDRSLVSFLQTDAAINFGNSGGPLLDASGRVVGINTAINRGGMAEGIGFALPINQARSAMDQLRATGKVRRGYIGVSMTDINDAMREYLGLPDKGGVYVQTVTSDGPAEKAGIQPDDVIRKVAGETIKNGRDLLGRVASRKPGDRIDLEVLRGRKPMQFTLTLAERPDAAELGQGDLRRKRGQGDEGEPEGSRSSEALGIKVETLNARAREELQLPEAVKGVLVTDVEVGSEASAAGLRAGMVVTAVNDAAVTGISTWKEAVGRLTPGTVGKLKITVGKNVSTLFMRVPAAGKN is encoded by the coding sequence ATGAACCGCAAGTGGACGTTCCCGCTCCTTCTTGCCGTCGTCGGCGTGAGCATCATTTTCGGCATGGTCCTCGGCGGCCGCCTGAATGCACCGCAGATCGCGCTCGCGGCGCGCGACGTGCCCACCGCGGGGCTCGGATCCGCGGCGGAGCCTCCGATGGGCGCCGCCGGATCGACCGACTTCGCGGACATCGTCGAGAGGTCCATCCCCGCCGTGGTGGGAATCACGAGCACGAGCGTGAAGAAGGGAGGAGGGGACACGGAGGACGACCCCCACGAGATGTTCCGCGACGATCCCTTCTTCCGGTTCTTCTTCGGGCCCGACCAGCAGCGACGGCAGCAGCAGCAGCGTCCTCGGGAGGAGCGGCGGGAGCAGTCCGGCGGGTCGGGATTCTTCGTTTCTCCGGACGGCTACATCCTGACCAACAACCACGTGGTCGCGGACGCCACCAAGGTCGAGGTCGCCCTGAACGACGGCACCCGCCTGAATGCGGAGATCGTCGGGACCGACCCGAACATCGACCTCGCGCTGCTCAAAGTGGATTCCAAGGGGCGCTCCCTGCCGACGCTTGCGCTGGGCGATTCGGACAAGCTCCGCCCCGGCCAGTGGGTGATCGCCATCGGAAACCCGTTCGAGCTCTCCGAGACGGTCACGGCGGGGGTGATCTCCGCCAAGGATCGTCAGGTTCCCATCGGGGACACCGACCGGAGCCTCGTCAGCTTCCTGCAGACCGACGCGGCGATCAACTTCGGCAATTCCGGCGGGCCGCTCCTCGATGCGTCGGGGCGGGTCGTGGGGATCAACACCGCGATCAATCGGGGCGGGATGGCCGAAGGGATCGGATTCGCGCTCCCGATCAACCAAGCTCGAAGCGCCATGGATCAGCTCCGGGCTACCGGCAAAGTTCGGCGCGGGTACATCGGGGTTTCGATGACCGACATCAACGACGCGATGCGCGAATACCTCGGCCTGCCGGACAAGGGCGGCGTCTACGTCCAGACCGTGACTTCCGACGGGCCCGCGGAGAAAGCGGGCATCCAGCCGGACGACGTGATCCGGAAGGTGGCGGGCGAGACGATCAAGAACGGGCGCGACCTCCTGGGCAGGGTCGCCTCGCGCAAGCCGGGGGACCGGATCGACCTCGAGGTGCTCCGGGGACGCAAGCCGATGCAGTTCACCCTGACGCTGGCGGAGCGTCCCGACGCTGCCGAGCTGGGGCAGGGCGACCTGCGGAGGAAGCGCGGACAGGGGGACGAGGGTGAGCCGGAAGGGAGTCGGTCGTCCGAGGCGCTCGGCATCAAGGTCGAAACGCTGAACGCGCGAGCTCGCGAGGAGCTCCAGCTCCCGGAGGCGGTGAAGGGCGTCCTCGTCACCGACGTCGAGGTCGGCTCCGAAGCCTCCGCGGCCGGACTGAGGGCAGGCATGGTCGTAACGGCGGTCAACGACGCCGCGGTCACCGGCATCTCCACGTGGAAGGAAGCGGTCGGCCGCCTGACGCCGGGAACCGTGGGCAAGCTCAAGATCACCGTCGGCAAGAACGTCTCGACCCTGTTCATGCGGGTGCCCGCGGCCGGAAAGAACTGA
- a CDS encoding enoyl-CoA hydratase/isomerase family protein, with protein sequence MQEGSVPGIAQEAGPDGIVRVTFDRPSSDVNLLTPEVLNELDRLLEELARREEVRGLLFESAKPGMFMAGTDIEAIAAIKDAYEAGEGSRRGQAVLQRLADAPWPTACAIGGTCLGGGTELALACSIRVATDDPEVRIGLPEVRLGIVPGFGGTQRLPRIVGFVHALDLILTGRQIDARYAERIGLVDRVVPRPRLRREALAMLHEAAEAGRRGAQRHRRPLAARLVESVGPLRRKLLSQARRRTARRVAPADYPAPFRALEAIEAAFALPISQGLDLEARIVGELVPTRTSKNLIWLFTNRNALKKDVGGYQATPRRIRKVAVLGAGVMGAGIAEQVAEREIPVRLRDVSEEALLGGLRSALRVAREMAERERPGSRVAERTVEFISPTLGLEGLARADLVIEAVVEDLSVKQAVLAEVEERIGERAVFASNTSTLPISEVASRAVHPERVVGLHFFNPVHRMPLVEVIAGSRTSPEAVATVHAFALELGKTPVVVRDSPGFLVNRILMAYLSEASRLLAEGLGIGAVDGAMNEFGLPAGPFELLDQIGLDTAKHAASVLEGAYGKRIGGAVGLLDAMVAEGRLGAKNGKGFHRYRGGVPAGADPAVARLAGSPAPKELPRETLQERMVLSMVSEAVLCLEDGVAREPRDVDVAMVLGTGFPAFRGGPLRYADAVGIPVLVDRLSRLADGQGERFRPSGLLREMVREDRAFYVA encoded by the coding sequence ATGCAGGAAGGAAGCGTCCCGGGCATCGCTCAAGAAGCCGGTCCCGACGGCATCGTTCGGGTGACGTTCGACCGCCCGTCGTCCGACGTGAACCTGCTGACGCCCGAGGTCCTGAACGAGCTGGACCGCCTTCTCGAGGAGCTCGCGCGGCGCGAGGAGGTCCGGGGCCTGCTGTTCGAAAGCGCCAAGCCGGGGATGTTCATGGCGGGGACGGACATCGAGGCGATCGCCGCGATCAAGGATGCGTACGAGGCCGGCGAGGGCTCCCGTCGCGGCCAGGCGGTGTTGCAGCGGCTCGCGGACGCTCCGTGGCCGACCGCGTGCGCCATCGGCGGGACGTGCCTCGGAGGCGGGACCGAGCTGGCTCTGGCCTGCTCCATCCGCGTGGCGACCGACGACCCCGAGGTCCGCATCGGCCTCCCCGAGGTGCGGCTCGGGATCGTGCCGGGGTTCGGAGGTACCCAGCGTCTCCCGCGCATCGTCGGTTTCGTGCACGCGTTGGACCTGATCCTGACCGGCCGTCAAATCGACGCGAGGTACGCCGAGAGGATCGGGCTCGTGGACCGCGTCGTGCCGCGACCTCGGCTCCGTCGCGAGGCGCTCGCCATGCTCCACGAAGCGGCCGAGGCGGGGCGGCGTGGGGCGCAACGTCACCGGCGCCCCCTCGCGGCGCGGCTCGTGGAGAGCGTCGGGCCGCTCAGGAGGAAGCTCCTCTCCCAGGCGCGCCGGAGGACCGCGCGTCGGGTCGCCCCTGCCGACTATCCCGCCCCCTTCCGCGCCCTCGAGGCGATCGAGGCGGCGTTCGCCCTGCCGATCTCGCAAGGCCTCGACCTCGAGGCGCGCATCGTCGGCGAGCTGGTTCCGACGCGGACCTCGAAGAACCTGATCTGGCTGTTCACGAACCGCAACGCCCTCAAGAAAGACGTGGGGGGGTACCAGGCGACCCCGCGGCGGATCCGCAAGGTCGCGGTGCTGGGCGCAGGGGTCATGGGCGCGGGGATCGCCGAACAGGTGGCCGAGCGGGAGATCCCGGTCCGGCTTCGCGACGTGAGTGAGGAGGCGCTCCTCGGCGGGCTCAGGAGCGCCCTCCGCGTCGCGCGAGAGATGGCCGAGCGCGAGAGGCCGGGTAGCCGCGTCGCGGAGCGGACCGTGGAGTTCATCTCGCCGACCCTGGGGCTCGAAGGGCTGGCGCGCGCCGACCTCGTGATCGAGGCGGTGGTCGAAGACCTGTCGGTCAAGCAGGCGGTCCTCGCCGAGGTGGAGGAGCGGATCGGGGAGCGGGCGGTGTTCGCATCCAACACGTCGACCCTCCCGATCTCCGAGGTCGCATCCCGGGCCGTTCACCCCGAGCGCGTGGTGGGGTTGCACTTCTTCAATCCGGTCCACCGGATGCCGCTCGTGGAGGTGATCGCCGGGAGCCGGACGTCCCCGGAAGCTGTGGCTACGGTCCACGCCTTCGCGCTCGAGCTGGGAAAGACGCCGGTGGTCGTCCGGGATTCGCCCGGGTTTCTCGTGAACAGGATCCTGATGGCCTACCTGAGCGAGGCATCGCGCCTTCTCGCCGAGGGGCTCGGGATCGGTGCCGTGGACGGGGCGATGAACGAGTTCGGCCTGCCCGCGGGCCCCTTCGAACTGCTGGACCAGATCGGGCTCGATACGGCGAAGCATGCCGCGTCGGTTCTTGAGGGGGCCTACGGGAAGCGGATCGGCGGTGCGGTCGGGCTCCTCGACGCGATGGTCGCCGAGGGGCGGCTCGGCGCGAAGAACGGCAAGGGCTTCCACCGCTACCGCGGAGGGGTCCCCGCCGGCGCGGACCCCGCGGTCGCGAGGCTCGCGGGGTCCCCGGCCCCGAAGGAGCTTCCCCGCGAGACCCTCCAGGAGCGGATGGTGCTCTCCATGGTCAGCGAGGCGGTGCTCTGCCTCGAGGACGGTGTCGCCCGGGAGCCGCGCGACGTGGATGTCGCGATGGTGCTGGGGACCGGCTTCCCGGCCTTCCGAGGCGGCCCCCTCCGGTACGCCGACGCGGTGGGCATCCCCGTTCTCGTCGACCGCCTCTCGCGCCTGGCCGACGGCCAGGGAGAGCGGTTCCGTCCCTCCGGCCTCCTCCGCGAGATGGTCCGGGAGGACAGGGCTTTCTACGTCGCCTGA
- a CDS encoding sigma-54 dependent transcriptional regulator encodes MSPAHKPIVLVADDEEDIRSSLRMILEYEGIGILEAASGPEALRKVEESRPDAVLLDIKMPRMDGLEVLGELRKRGLDPPVIVVSGHGTIATAVEATRLGAFDFMEKPLERERVLLVLRNALERRRLQEENRDLKLSFEERFRLVGDSPLLRRVQDEVARAAPTKASVLITGESGTGKELVARAIHRNSTRADRAFVKVNCAAIPEELIESELFGHEKGAFTGATRDQSGKFVQADGGTIFLDEIGDMSLKTQSKVLRVLQDGEVEPVGAARSFTVDVRVIAATNKDLPSEIGAGQFREDLYFRLNVVPVHLPPLRERTEDIEPLLAWFAESFCRDNNYRPKRFAEDALEVLRGLPWRGNARELRNAVERLIIMTPGDSIRASDIPAGLSMPLGSDEPRVAGGALIVPREGATLQTFKDAAERAFLVAKLEENDWNIAATAKAIDTPRSNLYKKLETYGIARDRESQG; translated from the coding sequence ATGAGTCCCGCGCACAAGCCGATCGTTCTCGTTGCGGACGACGAGGAGGACATTCGCTCGTCGCTCCGGATGATCCTCGAGTACGAGGGGATCGGAATCCTCGAGGCGGCGTCCGGACCCGAGGCGCTTCGCAAGGTGGAGGAATCCCGGCCGGACGCCGTGCTCCTCGACATCAAGATGCCGAGGATGGACGGCCTCGAGGTGCTGGGAGAGCTCAGGAAGCGCGGACTCGATCCTCCGGTCATCGTGGTGTCCGGCCACGGCACCATCGCGACGGCCGTCGAGGCGACGCGCCTCGGAGCGTTCGATTTCATGGAGAAGCCGCTGGAGCGCGAGCGCGTGCTCCTCGTGCTCCGGAACGCCCTCGAGCGCCGGCGCCTCCAGGAAGAGAACCGCGATCTCAAGCTCTCCTTTGAAGAGCGATTCCGCCTGGTCGGGGACTCCCCGCTGCTTCGCCGCGTGCAGGACGAGGTGGCCAGAGCCGCTCCGACCAAGGCGTCGGTCTTGATCACGGGCGAGTCCGGGACGGGGAAGGAGCTGGTCGCGCGGGCGATCCACCGGAACAGCACGCGCGCCGATCGGGCGTTCGTCAAGGTGAACTGCGCCGCGATTCCCGAGGAGCTGATCGAGTCGGAGCTGTTCGGGCACGAGAAGGGCGCATTCACCGGCGCCACCCGCGACCAGTCAGGCAAGTTCGTCCAGGCCGACGGCGGCACGATCTTCCTGGACGAGATCGGCGACATGAGCCTCAAGACCCAGTCCAAGGTGCTTCGCGTCCTCCAGGACGGCGAGGTCGAGCCCGTGGGGGCCGCGCGCTCGTTCACCGTGGACGTCCGGGTGATCGCCGCCACCAACAAGGACCTGCCGTCCGAGATCGGTGCCGGACAGTTCCGGGAGGATCTGTACTTCCGTCTCAACGTCGTCCCGGTCCACCTTCCGCCGCTACGGGAGAGGACGGAGGACATCGAGCCGCTCCTCGCCTGGTTCGCCGAGAGCTTCTGCCGCGACAACAACTACCGCCCCAAGCGGTTCGCGGAGGACGCGCTCGAGGTGCTGCGGGGGCTGCCGTGGCGGGGGAACGCGCGGGAGCTCAGGAACGCGGTGGAGCGGCTGATCATCATGACACCGGGCGACTCGATCCGCGCGTCCGACATCCCCGCGGGGCTCTCGATGCCGCTCGGAAGCGATGAGCCTCGCGTTGCCGGCGGCGCCCTGATCGTCCCTCGGGAGGGGGCGACGCTCCAGACGTTCAAGGACGCCGCCGAGCGAGCGTTTCTCGTGGCGAAGCTCGAGGAGAACGACTGGAACATCGCGGCGACCGCGAAGGCCATCGATACGCCGCGCTCCAACCTGTACAAGAAGCTGGAGACTTACGGGATCGCGCGGGACCGGGAGTCCCAGGGTTGA